In the Methanobrevibacter boviskoreani JH1 genome, one interval contains:
- a CDS encoding bifunctional ADP-dependent NAD(P)H-hydrate dehydratase/NAD(P)H-hydrate epimerase: MDPIDMNATDLNCECLGLSRLCLMESAGKSLSDEISKIITYKFSHPVKVALFTGSGGNGGDCFVAARYLLNRGFTVEIYSLYTADNIKSKDAKANFDVLLNMVPRISRLSINYINDLSDFDDIEFHGEYVIVDGILGTGIKGKLRPKARKAIEIMNGVGNLKVAVDVPSGLDPLTGEVSDIAFMPDYTITFHRIKTGVKIAGEDKVGNLVTCDIGIPMEAELFVGYGDLIKINKRGSNSHKGLNGKVLIVGGSKDYSGAPAIAGMSAISSGADLVYVACPESASLAIKSMSPNLIVKGLNGDYLNMDNLDSILELSDEVDAVLLGPGATINDETGKLFNVLVHKIKKPMVLDADALKLVDLSLIKNREDLIVTPHLFEFKSFFKSAIEQNSISGDNIKPLTEPLDHDLINEQIETLQSIAKNIKGTVVLKGKYDLIIQGNRFKINKTGNPGMTVGGTGDALSGISTSLLAQGLNSFDAGSLAVYLNGRAGDLAMNKQGYGFSATDIIQYLGALMANIIK; encoded by the coding sequence ATGGATCCGATTGATATGAATGCAACAGATTTAAATTGTGAGTGTTTAGGTTTAAGCAGGTTATGTTTAATGGAATCTGCAGGTAAATCATTATCAGATGAAATCTCAAAGATAATCACATATAAATTTTCACATCCTGTCAAGGTGGCATTGTTCACTGGCTCTGGAGGTAATGGTGGTGATTGTTTTGTTGCAGCACGTTATCTTTTAAACAGAGGTTTTACAGTTGAAATCTATTCATTATATACTGCAGACAATATTAAATCTAAGGATGCCAAGGCTAATTTTGATGTTTTATTAAATATGGTACCTAGAATTTCCCGTCTATCAATCAATTATATTAATGATCTTTCCGACTTTGATGACATTGAATTTCATGGGGAATATGTTATAGTGGATGGCATCTTAGGCACAGGTATTAAAGGTAAACTTAGGCCTAAGGCAAGAAAGGCCATTGAAATAATGAATGGGGTAGGTAATCTTAAGGTTGCTGTTGATGTACCTTCTGGTTTAGATCCCTTAACCGGGGAGGTATCCGATATTGCATTTATGCCGGATTATACAATTACTTTCCATAGGATTAAAACAGGTGTTAAAATAGCAGGAGAGGATAAGGTAGGTAATCTGGTTACCTGTGATATAGGTATACCTATGGAAGCGGAATTATTTGTTGGTTATGGGGATTTAATTAAAATAAATAAAAGGGGTTCAAATTCCCATAAAGGTCTTAATGGTAAGGTTTTAATTGTCGGTGGAAGTAAGGATTATTCCGGTGCCCCCGCCATTGCAGGTATGAGCGCCATATCCTCTGGTGCTGATTTGGTTTATGTTGCATGTCCAGAGTCTGCAAGTTTAGCCATTAAATCAATGTCTCCAAACCTTATTGTAAAAGGTTTAAATGGTGATTATTTAAATATGGACAATTTGGATAGTATACTTGAATTATCAGATGAGGTTGATGCAGTTTTATTAGGTCCTGGAGCTACAATAAATGATGAAACCGGTAAACTATTTAATGTTTTAGTTCATAAAATCAAAAAACCAATGGTCTTAGATGCAGATGCTCTTAAATTAGTTGATTTGTCTTTAATTAAAAATAGGGAGGATTTAATTGTAACCCCTCATTTATTTGAATTTAAGTCTTTCTTCAAATCAGCTATTGAACAAAATTCCATAAGTGGAGATAATATTAAACCATTAACAGAACCATTAGATCATGATTTAATCAACGAACAAATTGAAACACTTCAATCAATTGCTAAAAACATTAAGGGTACCGTTGTTTTAAAAGGTAAATATGATTTGATCATCCAGGGTAATAGGTTTAAAATCAATAAAACAGGTAATCCTGGCATGACTGTTGGAGGTACCGGGGATGCATTATCTGGTATTTCAACAAGTTTACTTGCTCAGGGATTAAATAGTTTTGATGCTGGTTCCCTTGCAGTTTATCTTAACGGTCGTGCTGGAGATTTAGCTATGAATAAACAGGGTTATGGATTTTCCGCAACAGACATTATTCAGTATTTAGGTGCATTAATGGCAAATATTATTAAATAA
- a CDS encoding NAD-binding protein: MSLENNDDNFAIIRENLTITGILIIIILFTYGIIGSMLIMHLNLVDSIYFTIITIATVGYGDISPVTPLQKIFVITLALTGIGLIAYIFSAIIENVSMKIDRLRSGSKMKRKLESMEDHYVLCGYGRVGSVVLKELIQRKQKVIVVDNNKEKIEKLNEDETIQSNDNVLTLYGDATDLDIMKKFRIKHSNGLILTTGSDVNNLFIVLSIKEESPETWIVSRASKQENIRRLYNAGANKVISPEFTGGVELFLASVKPHLVRITYTLNPENIKNEIETILNHGCTIESIEYHFQGIKKPFTRDVGFKTTEDVEEYWKENHIENSNNSLTQLFRVNEAIESHLISGPSQKIIDEVIKKLKDNNSLIGVNMTDEEIFVYNNQRVNEILSGE, translated from the coding sequence TTGAGTTTAGAAAATAATGATGATAATTTCGCAATAATTCGCGAAAATCTTACAATAACCGGAATATTAATAATAATCATATTGTTTACCTATGGTATAATAGGCTCAATGTTAATTATGCACCTAAATCTTGTAGATTCTATTTACTTTACAATAATAACAATCGCAACTGTAGGATATGGTGATATTTCTCCAGTGACACCTCTACAGAAAATATTTGTTATTACCTTAGCTTTAACAGGTATAGGGCTTATTGCTTATATATTTAGTGCTATTATAGAAAATGTTTCAATGAAGATTGATAGACTTAGAAGTGGTTCAAAGATGAAAAGGAAATTAGAAAGTATGGAAGACCACTATGTTTTATGTGGATATGGACGTGTAGGCTCCGTTGTTTTAAAGGAACTTATTCAAAGGAAACAGAAAGTGATAGTAGTAGATAACAATAAAGAGAAGATTGAAAAATTAAATGAGGATGAGACAATCCAATCCAACGATAATGTTTTAACATTATATGGAGATGCAACCGATTTAGACATAATGAAAAAGTTTAGAATCAAACATTCTAATGGATTGATTCTAACAACAGGTAGTGATGTAAATAATTTATTTATTGTATTGAGCATTAAAGAGGAATCTCCCGAGACATGGATTGTATCAAGGGCAAGTAAACAGGAGAATATCCGAAGACTATATAATGCTGGTGCAAATAAGGTTATTTCTCCAGAATTCACTGGAGGGGTTGAACTTTTCCTCGCATCTGTTAAACCTCATCTTGTAAGAATCACCTATACGTTAAACCCTGAAAATATTAAAAATGAAATAGAGACCATCCTGAATCATGGATGTACAATTGAAAGTATAGAATACCATTTTCAAGGAATAAAAAAACCCTTTACAAGAGATGTTGGTTTTAAAACCACCGAAGATGTTGAGGAATATTGGAAAGAAAACCATATAGAAAATTCAAACAATTCACTAACACAGTTATTTAGAGTTAATGAAGCAATTGAATCCCATCTAATTAGTGGCCCAAGCCAAAAAATTATAGATGAGGTTATTAAAAAATTAAAAGATAACAATTCCCTTATTGGAGTTAATATGACTGACGAGGAAATATTTGTCTACAACAATCAAAGGGTAAATGAGATATTATCTGGGGAATAA
- the fhcD gene encoding formylmethanofuran--tetrahydromethanopterin N-formyltransferase: protein MENNGVEIVDTFAEGFGIKVSRMIITAATKHLAEIAATEATGYGTSVIGCPAEAGIDHYVPPTETPDGRPGFAIMICHMSKKSLDNELMERIGQCVLTAPTAAAFNALDSEDSFKTGNKLRFFGDGYETEVEVNGRKMQSIPIMSGDFLVEDTMGWKEGVAGGNFFIMADSQLSAVTAAEAAADAIKSVPGVITPFPGGMVASGSKVGSKYKFMNASTNEKVCVTLKDKVETELPDNVFGMMEIVIDGLDEESVSAAMKAGIEAACQVSGVLRIGAGNYGGDLGPYHFHLKEL, encoded by the coding sequence ATGGAAAATAATGGTGTAGAAATAGTTGATACTTTCGCTGAAGGTTTCGGAATAAAAGTTTCAAGAATGATTATTACTGCTGCAACTAAACATTTAGCTGAGATTGCAGCTACTGAAGCAACAGGTTATGGAACTTCTGTTATTGGTTGTCCTGCTGAAGCAGGTATTGATCATTACGTACCTCCAACAGAAACTCCTGATGGAAGACCTGGTTTTGCAATAATGATCTGTCACATGTCTAAAAAATCATTAGATAATGAACTTATGGAAAGGATTGGTCAATGTGTTTTAACTGCTCCTACCGCAGCAGCATTTAATGCACTCGATTCTGAAGATAGTTTCAAAACTGGAAACAAACTTAGATTCTTTGGTGACGGATATGAAACCGAAGTAGAAGTAAATGGAAGAAAAATGCAAAGTATTCCTATCATGTCTGGAGATTTCTTAGTGGAAGATACTATGGGATGGAAAGAAGGAGTAGCTGGAGGAAACTTCTTTATCATGGCAGATAGTCAACTTTCAGCTGTAACTGCTGCTGAAGCTGCTGCTGATGCTATTAAATCTGTACCTGGTGTAATCACTCCATTCCCAGGTGGTATGGTTGCTTCCGGTTCTAAAGTTGGTTCCAAATACAAATTTATGAATGCATCTACCAATGAAAAAGTTTGTGTAACCTTAAAAGATAAAGTAGAAACAGAATTACCAGATAATGTATTTGGTATGATGGAAATCGTTATTGATGGTCTTGATGAAGAATCTGTAAGTGCTGCTATGAAAGCAGGTATTGAAGCTGCTTGCCAAGTTTCCGGTGTTTTAAGAATTGGTGCTGGTAACTATGGTGGAGATTTAGGTCCATACCATTTCCATTTAAAAGAATTATAA